gctgattttaaattattttttccccaccaactttttattttttaaatattcagataGAAAATGGTAAATACAGTGAGCACCCATATACTCTTCACTTAGATTCACCTGTTATTAATAGTTCGCTATATTGGCTTTATCTCTCCCCCTCTTTGAAGATAGATTCATACATGTATATCATATATGATGCctacatacatgtacacatacatgtttTTCTGAACCATTTAATAGTAAGTTGCAATTATTAAGACACTGTACCCTAAATTATTCAGCATATATTGCCTGAGAAAAAAGACATTCTCCTACATAAACATAATACTATAATCACACTTGAAAAATTTAACATTGACAAAATACCATTATGTAATGTATTCAAATTTACCAAGTTgccaaaataatacatatttatagctttttaatttttaaacccaGGATCTTGTCAGGTATTACACCATTGCATTTAGCTGTCATGTCTCTTTAGTTTCTCTTAACctgaaataattcttttaaacaaaaatccAAGCTAAATTGTTTTGCAGAAAGTCTGTATGTTTGGACTTCCTTTATTATATTCAAGTTAAACATTTTGGGCACAAATATTCATAGGTTATGTTGTGCCTTGGTAGATCACATCAGGGGCCACATGATAGCAGTTTATTCCATATTAATGTTGTTAAATTTAATCACTTGGATAAGGTGATATCGACCAGGTTTTTCCtctgcaaagatttttttcctttgagtggGGTGATATTTTGAGGCTCTGTTCCCCAACACCTTTCACCCGTTTATTTCACCCAAATTATGGAAATTGTAGCATCTGTAACTTCAgtgattacaaaataaattgaaaCTTTATTGAATAATAGGAGATAGTCAAGCAAATAGGGTAAGGAAGTAGCATTCTAATTGTAAGTACAAGATCTTGAAACGGCAAAAAAATATGCTCTGGTGCCTGCATGTAGTCTGGTTTGACTAAACTATCTGGGAAAGATGGAAGAGTGACTGAGCACATCTCCAGGCTCACTGGGCAGGTCCAAGTAAACCTCTGCAGTCTTTGCTACATAAAAAGTTTGGAATGAAGACAGTCCAGATCCATTGCAAGATTTTAGTCAAGTGGGTGACATAATAGTAAATGAATTTTGAACAACCACTCcaaaaattatgtaaaacataGTTAAAGGGGGATGGAGCAGGAGGCTCtaaagacaactgtaatagtccAGTAAGATGGAAAATAGATAAAACTATCCTGGGGATgttaagaggagaaaagaaaaagacttggTGACCAGACGTAAGACTGTTTTTGTGGCTTAGGCAACTATGTGAATGGATGGTGGTACTATTAATTAAAAGGAGTAAGTTTggagaaaaagatgaaatcaTGAGGTCGGGATGAGATCAGATCCTGTATGTAAAAGCTTAGAGTCAAAGCATAACTAAATGCAACAAACCAGTAATAGTTATTGAAACATACCATATTCCTGAGGCTAGGCCAGCTCCGTCTGAACATGATGGGCTGAGGGTTCTCAGAGCCTGTTAACTTAGGATCCAAGGATACAGACTGATTTTTAGAAAGGTCCAAGACCCTGGAaaccctgccttttttttttttttttttttttttgcatccttATCCTATGGTATCTCTAGGAAACACAAGGAAGTTCATAGAAAACTATTctgatataaatttttaaattttaggctGTGTCTGGGCAAGCCACTtatttatgcctcagtttcctcatctataaaagctGGATAATGACACCTGTCCTGCTTTCTGTATTGGGTTTGTGTGAGACTCAAATAAGTCAGTGCATGTAAAATCAATTTATAACTATAAATTACTATGTACATGGAATTtattatatagtttaaaaaataatattctaagtCTAGCTCTTGGGCCTTTGAAACCGGAAATGAGACTCAACAGAATGCTGATAGTCCAGTTCTGTATTCTTCTTTTCATACAGATAAAAATTTTTGGCCTGTAGCCTTATTACATAACTGAGAACACTACTATTCCTTGAGTACTATACATGCACCCTCCAACATCTTTCCTTCCAGTGCCATCCAGGGTCCAACTTCTGCTCTGAGATCTTGATCTGGGCCAAAATGCATTAAACCTTTCCCAAATCCCATGGGTAGACCAAAAGGGAGACCATTGGCATATTGTTTAACCACCTCCAGCAaagtaaaattttacttacatgttactgattcctctctccctccatgccCCCATGATcactttcatttctccttcttttcGGTCTTTATCACCACTCACAGACCTCTGAGTCAACATCCAACAGTCAATGATGACCTGCCAAATCGTATAATTTCTGGCTTGGTGAAGGTGAAAGGAAATGTGAAGGAATTCACAGAGACAGCTGCCATATTTGAAGATGATACCAGGGAGGATGACATTGATGCTGTTATCTTTGCCACGGGCTAtagctttgcttttccttttcttgaagaTTATGTCAAAGTAGTAAAAAACAAGATATCTCTGTATAAAAAGGTCTTTCCTCCTAATCTGGAAAAGCCAACTCTTGCAATCATAGGCTTGATCCAGCCCTTGGGTGCCATTATGCCCATTTCAGAGCTCCAAGGACGCTGGGTCACTCAAGTATTTAAAGGTAAGTAACCATGCAAGTTGACTACTTAATTAATTGATAGtatgtttaattatatttatgttcttGCTTTTAAATAGCTGACATACTACGTATGAATGTTATAGTGCCCGACACAAAATTAGTGTTCAATAATCAATTTTTGAGTGAATATAAAGTAGTTATTTATAACCATGGACATATATTGTAATCTCCTGGGAAATTGTCCCAAAATAGGCATGCTTTGCCTGGTGGTGTTTATTCTGTAAGTTTGGGGTCAGGGGGACTTTGAGATCATTGAGAAAATGTTACTTGGGTAATTCCAGTGTGCACTCCAGATCAGAATCTACTCATCTAGATTTTAGACAATTGATACATATTTGTGAACAGAAATGGTATGATTTGACGATTTGATTTTAGCCAAAAGTTAAGACCTGGATAAAGACTAGTCCACAGTTGAGAAGATTCAACCTCAAATTCTCACCTTCCCCCCTTTGTGTCCTCTCTTTCAGTCTTGGCTAAGAGAATTTagccaagaggaaaaaaataaaaactttggggTTTGAGATACTAGGCTTAATGTCAGTGAGGAGAATATGTCTTCCAAAGGGCTTAATTATATCTAgcatcattaaaaaatcataatgttATAATTAGAATTACAGTTATTCTTATAAATTCTAAAAAAGTACAATTTATAATTGTTCTTCTCTAAACCGGTCAGAGTAAACCCAAAGGCATGTTTTAAAAGTGCAATTGGAGTGCATTAATAGGAGAGACAAGAGTGGTTAAGAGATTTGAAAATATGCCTTTTCAAGTATAACTAAAGAAGCTAGAGAGGTTTAGCCTAGAGCAGACAAGATTCAGGGGAGATATGAGAGTTCCCTTCAAATATCTGAAGAGATGTCCCATGGTAGAAGGATTTGATTTGCTCAGTGTCACTTCAAAGGGTTGCACAAGGACCAAGGAGTGAAACTTTGAGGATTGCACAATGTCAgcttaacattaaaaacaaacaaacttttctATCAGCTTTTTTCTGGTGCTATTTCAAGATGGAATGGGCTGCCTCTGAAATTGTGAAGAATCCAAACAgaataggaagaaaatgaaaaaggttggatTGCCATTTGGTTAGGCCAATATGGAGTAGATTCAAACCCCAGACAGGGAGAAATCTAACAAAGAAATTATTTGATTCTATGGTGGTTATAATAAAACTTACTATCATTACTAATGTTTAATTGAAAGCATCCAGAGTTCTTGCTGGAATTACAGCTTCCTCTTCCCTCGTGGATATCCTTATGGTagcaaagaaaaagcagaaataatgGTATTAGAGTTGATAAATCAAAAACCTTTCCAAAGAACTTCCCAAAGTTCTATCATTTCTTAATTCCCCTTAGTTCTATAATTAGTGAATTTAAAAGGTTTGCTGATGGAATATAGGTTGGAGatgaaagcaagaaaataataGGCTTAGGTGCTGTGGTCTTTAATTTAAATTGGTAACCTAAAAGGGGGAGCAAGATaagaagacaggaaataaaaaaatatatacagtaaatTACGTGTCTGAACAAGGAAACACTACAAGAACGGTATTAATGAATTGAGAGAGAACTGTACCACAggatattgtgtatatatataatatatatttttatatattcctatctatctaatctatagaagttttttctttgttgtttttgatgAATTGCTTGCctttcccagacaagaaacatACCTCCTTCTCCATAGTGTTTCTAGTAAACAGAAGTAAAAGTTATGGTACTATAAGTAATTTAGAAGTCAACTCTCAAAATATGTCTCATGAGCATTGTAAGGGACATGGGCTCAATCTCAAATGAAGCATTTCAATGTTTCCTCACTGACATATGAATATAAGTAATAATTCCCAAGggtaaaatgagaaaacacatgACAAAACACAGAAGGCTATTTCATGAGTGTTGAATTTCTGAGTCTCACATTTTAAGAGAGACATGCTAGGATAGTAACTAGTGTGTGCCCAGAGAAGGGCAACAAACATGGCAGGGCATGTGAAACCTATTATGTGAGGAACTGCTGTTAATGATAAGACTTGAATAAATTAGGACATTCATTTTCAGATGTTTCAAGGCCTGTATTTAAGATTAGATTCCTTGGTTTCAAAAGGCAGAGCTAAGTCCAATGGGGAAAGTTACATGGAAGTAGATTTTAGGGTCAATAAAAGGAGTATGTTTCTAGCAGCTAAAGCAGCCAATTGAAAACCACCTCCTCAGAAGGTAATGAGACCCCCATCAGCAGAAATGTTTAAGGAGAAAAGAGATAACCATTTGATTAAAGTATTTGCACAGGGAACACTTGTATTAGGTACaatatattactattttaaaattataccatTTAGAACATTCTGGAGTATAACCTTCTGGTTGGGTGTGGCTAAAATTATCTACATGGCATAGTGCCTATAAATCTTGGCATAAAGCTGATCCTTAGATTAGAGTTGTTTATGTTGACTTAAATACTAATTCAACCTTTCTCTGGCCAGGTCCGTGTTGTTAAATTCCTACTATTGGAACTGTTTGTTCATCAGTGCTTAAGTTCATCTGTAAAGATTGGGTATTATGAGTTGCCCTTGGTCTTAACCCCATTCTGACCAAGTAAAAAAGTTCAGAAGATAAGGCTTATCTTCCATAGGACTTCAGGCATAAAATGGAATTGAAAgttaatttttactttgttctCCCTGTGGTATAAAGCCTCTTTGTTATTAAGAGTACAACTGTAGGTGTGTTCTCCCTGCCCTTTTACTTTGTACTTCATTTCCATGTACTTTATGGCCATTTATCATTTCCTGGTATCCATATTTCATTTCCCAATTGAAAGCCTATGCTAAGGAGGAAGCAGGTAACAGAAGGCAGAGTTAAGAGAAATATCTTCTAAAGACAAAGTAGAATAGAGAAAGCTACTGATATTAATTTCCTTATATATGGTAGTAGTAGGGTAAGGTGATCGAGGTAAGGTATAACCTCCTTGGTATAGAAAACTATCCCGTATTTCTTTGAATTCTCCATAACATAGTAATTGTTAATAGGATTATTGTTCCTACTGAGGtaactttacacttaaatttTTGGGTTTTCTCTTTAGGGCTAAAGACATTACCTTCACAAAGTGAAATGATAGTAGAAATAACTAAGGCTCGTGAGCAAATTGAAAAAAGGTGAGAAATTCTCCCAGGAAAGTATGtgctaaatttttctttttaaaaaaaatacgtttattgattatgctattacagttgtcccatttcccccccttcactccactccatcctgcccaccccctccctcccacattccccccctatagttcatgtccatgggtcatacatataagttctttggcttctacatttcctatactattcttaccctccccatgtgtattttctacctaccatttatgctatttattctctgtacctttccccctctctccccatcccactcccctgttgataaccttccatgtgatctccatttctgtggttctgttcctgttctagttgttggcttagttttcttttgtttttgttttaggtgtggttgttaataactgtgagtttgctgtcatttttactcttcctattttttatcttctttttcttagataaatccctttaacatttcatataataagggcttggtgatgatgaactccttgaacttgatcttatctgagaagcactttatcttcccttccattctaaatgatagctttgctggatagagtaatcttggatgtaggtccttgcctttcatgacttggaatacttattgccagccccttcttgcctgtaaggtctcttttgagagatcagctgacagccttatgggaactcctttgtaggtaactgtgtccttttcgcttgctgcttctaagattctctccttctctttaatcttggctaatggaatgatgatgtgccttggtgtgttcctccttgggtccagcttctttgggactctctgagcttcctggacttcctggaagtctatttcctttgccagattagggaagttctccttcattatttgttcaaataagttttcaattttttgctcttcctcttctccttctggcacccctatgattcagatgttggaatgtttaaagatgtgctggaggttcctaagcctttcctcacttttctgaattcttgtttcttcattcttttctggttggatgtttctttcttccttctggtccacaccattgatttgagtcccagtttcctttgcatcactattggttccctgtacattttcctttgtttctcttagcatagccttcattttttcatctaatttgccaccagattcaaccaattctgtgagcatcctgattaccagtgttttgaactgtgcatctgataggttggctacctgtttgttgcttagttgtattttttctggagctttgatgtgttctttcatttgggccttttttttttttttttttttggtcttggcgcacctgttacataaaggggaggagccttaggtgttcaccagggcagggtaacactggacgctgcgctgtgatgctgtatgtggggaaggggccgtgagggagcaatggtgcttgttccactctctgcaggatttgtctacccacaatcaaattgggcccctctggtgctgattcctgagtgggtgggcttgtgcacactctaggcccctgtgggtctcttcaaccaactctcctgtgaggctgggagtttctcttgctgccgcctcaacccccatgtgtgttttcaatcagaggtttcaggctttatttccctgaactggagccctgggttgcacagtctgtttcgctcccccgcccttcctcctggtttatctatgcacgaatgtggggccgcagggtctgccagcaaCCACCTTGTTGGGTCTGCtacctgcagcctggcctgtTTCGATCcccaatccaccacctcgctgaatccaccagcctctgccttgccaggagtcctctccgcccctcctgcctgtctccacccatcctaccgatctggatgaatgtttcttctttatctccttggttgtcagacttccatacagtttgattttctttcagttctggttgttttttgtttttaaattgttgttgtccttttggttgtgtgaggaggtacagtgtgtgtacctacgcctccatcttggctggaagctccaAATTTTCCTACTTAATAAGAACAGTATTATACTATATTTATCTTCATTGTGTTAGTTTAAGAATTCAGCATGTAttttgaaggaaaaggaaataatgttTTCTGACAATAGAATAGAAAAATAGCACCAAGTGATTTGCATATGCtggtgaagaagaaagaaacttaagaaaagtatttaaaatcatACGTTTAAGGCCTAAAAGAAAAGTCAAGTAGTAAAAAGCATATGTAGAGAAAGTCAGGCATATATATGGTTTTTGCAAGGTTTACTTGAAGTGCTTGTAGAGCTGTCAGGGAAATGAAAAGTGACAATGAATTGAGCAGTGTATATGGTTGAATTCTAAATCTGCAGAGGCCACTTTGTGGGCTGCTGTCATGTGACAGCACACTCAGGTCACAGTGGCTCAGGATTTGGAAAGGTGCTGCTTAGTGCTTGGGTGGATACAATAGTTCAGCAATCTGAATTTCAGATTATTCACTGGTTGAACTGAGCTTATTTACTGGTTGATTTTTATTTGGACAAAGTAGAAGTTGATGATAAGTTCCTAAAATTTTGTGTAAAAGTCAGAGGCACAATCACTCCAGGCCTAAATATGTGGCTTTCTTTAAATGGTTATATTAGCAAAACTCTTTCTTATcttagaggaggagaaagggagttTTTATTTAACCCTTATGCCTTTTTTCAGATACTCTACTTTCTCCTTGTTTTCACTGTCAGACTTCTGCGATAAATATTCAGCACTATATGCTCTAAattctcaccctttctttctcctaagctccctGCATTGTAACTCCTGCTACTGCTTTCTTAAAGGTCaacttcattttccttcctctctgactttgacactttaaaacatttcatctttctcttccttcttggagtgctttctttccttgtttttctggtACTAAAAAATCCATTTTCAACTCTACCCTTtcctttacttatttacttatttttgtctgGCTACCTTCTGACTGAGCAGCCCCTAAGGATATAATTTACCCTTTACTGAGAGTCAACTATGTACATACACTAAATGGTTTGTATGTATGAGTTTGTTTATTCCTCATAAAAACCCTACAAGGCAGGTGCTAGTGGATCTCTTTGTGAAAGATTCATGAATACTACAGCTTGTGACCCAGTACTATAGGATAAATGCATGTCTATAAACCCTCGAGCCAAAGTAACATCCTTAAGGGAGGACTCCCAGATTCTGTCCTGTCTTGTCTTCTCTTCTAAACTAGAATTTTTCAGTTCCTGTGGAATTCCATTTCACCAGTTctaccttaaatttattttctatttttttccctgtccttgtttttggattcttttagtAAGCCCGTCTAATCTTAATTAATTTGACTTGGCTTTTCTCTTCTTGTCTGTCccactgttcttttatttttactgtagtaagtaaaaaaagaaagttaccaGTTAGGTCTCTAAATCCCACTCCTTCTACACAGGTATCTTTATTACCACATTCCCCTCTAAAAAGCCCTTTTAGCTCTTCGAATCTGCACTTGATATAATCATTCCATCTGACTCCATTTGGAGAGTCATTTCCTCTTATGGGATAAGtcatccttccctctcctttcaaGATTCTGAATTAACATTGGCTCACGGAGGTCCTGCTCTGTGAAACCTACCACCACTGCTGTCAGTTAGGGGTCCCAAACTGAAGTTTCGtgtgttctctctttctgttaaCATCAGTCTTCTGTATCTGGATCTGCTATACTTGCCTCTCTATATCCAACCCTTGTTTATTACAACATTCCTCTCTACTGCAGGTAGTGCCTacagatattttatattcatattcttCACTCATTCTTGCCTTATTCCTTCACTCTGCTGTTCCCTTGACTTGTAATACTTTCCTCTTTGTTCTCAGCTAATCTGTATTTCCACATCCTTCAAAGATTTATTACAGCTCTATTTTAACTACCCTCTTCTACATTTCTATTTAACGAAAGTGATTTGCCAGAAGTCTTATATTCTTCTATTTTTCATGTGTATCTATCTTACCTCCTCCAGGAGATGATAAAGTCCTTAAGGATAAAGACAATGTCTTATCTTTCTTCCCTATTTTTCACAGCTCCCAGACCAATATTGAGCCAATACCAGGCATTTAGAAAGCACTGATTATTTCACTGATTGATTAATTGATTAAATTGTGATTAGACCATGGCTTTTGTCTTCTCTGGTTCAGGTATGTGGAGAGCCAACGCCATACCATTCAGGGAGATTATATAGATACCACGGAAGAGCTTGCTGATCTGGTGGGTGTCAAGCCCAACCTGCTGTATCTGGCCTTCACAGACCCCAAATTGGCATTACAGTTATTATTGGGACCCTGTACTCCAATCCAATATCGTCTGCAGGGCCCAGGCAAGTGGAATGGGGCTCGAAAAGCTATCCTTACCACAGTAGATCGTATCAGGAAGCCTCTGATGACGAGAGCAGTTGGAACCAGTAATTCCACAACTTCAGCAATAACAATGGCCAGGTGTATGCTGGCCATTGTTCTCTTTGCTATAATTATAACCTATTTTTAGCTGTTCCATTGTCCTTGCACCAGTTTTCTTTGGGGAGCTGGATTCAAAGATGTCTTCAGAATCTGTAAGATTGAACAACTCTCAGTTTCACACTGCCCAGAAATCTACTTTTATATCCCTTTCCAAAGCATTTACCCACTTTTCGTCTTTTCCCCCACAATGGAATTTCAGCTTTTCATTCATATGAACTTGTCTTCCTTCTTATGGCCCATCATGTTTTGCTTTCAGCCATCCCTACACTGTGAGCTCAGATACTCTCTTAGTCATCTTTTCATGTCCTTAACAGAGTTCTTGGCACATGATAGATACTTAATAAAGTGTTTGTtgttatcagccctggctggtgtggctcagtggttgagtgccagcctgaaaaccaaagggttgccagtttgattcctagtcacagcacatgcctggttgtgggccaggcccccaggaggatgagcatgagaggcaaccacacattgatgtttctctccttctctctaaaagtaaataaataaaatctttcaaaaaatgtttgttatCAGATATTATGGTGGGGAGCATAAGTCAATATCTCTATAAGAAACGGGTGACTCTGTgtaactctgcctctgataggatttgtttttctgttagaaactcaatattttgtttgtttttaatattgtaatTAAATGTATGTTTCCTGaggaataggaaaaataatagtcTTATAACACTTGTATATACCTACGATATATAGATAATTAAACATTTTGTCTCACTAGCTATTCACTAGTGTATCTGATACCTGGTCATTTTGACTCTTTTCCTCTCAGCTAAAGGTCTTTATTATCTTAATGAAGAAACTACCTTTAATTTTCTAGGCTTTTGGGTCATTTTAATAATCTAGCATTTGTCGGAAGGTTTGTGGAAAAACTTGAGACTTCAAATTAGTTGTCCTATCTTTTCTGATCTCTTAGTTTGCATGTTAGAATCTAACAAGACTTTACTTTATGAAATATAAGTAGCTGCCTACTGTTATAGCATGGCCTACAAATGTGATTTGATTTGTCTCCCCTTACTCCTGCTTTCTCCACTCCAATCCCTCCCACACAGTCTAAGTAGTATTTGAAGAGGTCATTTCTACATTAAGTTAGAATTGATATTAACTAAATATAGGGGCattcagagggaagggggtggcaaAGTAGTAAAagaaaaggtaaagggggtcaaatatatggagatggaagaagatttgactttgggttgtgggtacacaatgcaatataaagatgatgtatcatagaattatacacttgaaacctatatgattttattaaccaatgtcacccaaatacatttattttaaaataaataaatataaggacATTCTGCTTATGACAATTCTCTATATCGTACAGTGtagttctgaaaaataaagtaaatgaaatgaaaagcaaggattcCGGCTTATGTTCCAGTGCCACTGTtgattctgttttctcatctgtagaagttttgctctgttcttacCTCACAGAGAAGTTAACTAAGTGTTAGCTATCAGGCACACTGAGCTTCATGAATGAAGGTACTATATCTACTAGCCAGGTATATGTTCATAAATAGCTGTTGTGCAATATACTTTGGGATTGATGCCTATTACTCAGTAAAAGGATAAACTGGAAAAACTGAAAGAACAAcattagaaattattatttttcttaataatatacACATAAGAGAACCAGAAATGTGAGAACTGCAACTTCCTCCTAGTCATAATTATTTGGACAATTTTCTGACCTTTGTCCTAATTTACCTGTGGAAATGTCTTTTGAGAATTAAAGAATTGACAACCAATATTACTTCCTAGGTCTCTTTCCTTCCCTAATCCTTATGATGTTGGGTGTTTATAATCTATTAAAATGGACCTAGTATCTTTTAATCTGCAggttaattcaaaaataaattgaggGTCACTTGCTATTTTCTCGTTtcttttaacatataaatttgcCTCTATTAGCAGGTCAGTTTGTGCACGaatggtcctttcataatataaTTCCTAATCATCAGCAACAAGTACCCCagttttctttacaaaaatttttaCTCTAAATTCATTGACTGTCTTTCTCCTTATAATATGTAAGGTTATAAAAAATCATTGATTAACTTCTAAAATGAGTTAAAAGCACGATATGAATAGGAAATTGAACTCAAAACAACTCAAGGTACAAACTCGTAACTGTTGAATATGTGCTAATATCAATTTATCATATCTTGCTTTTGTAATTATATTAAATGGTTATGTCATTTTTCCCAATTAGATGATACAATAGAATGCATCTGTATAGTGCCAAACAGCATGGACATGCTCAAAAGCAAACTGATACAGTATGTCAAAGGGACACAGGAGCAAACTGAAAGTGGACCCAATGCTCAAAGATATAACAATTTGAGCAGTAAAATTACCTAGTATTAgattataacataaaatataaaaaatacccatgagtccatactgatataaatgattgaataaattaataagagGAGAAGAACATACAGatctccaaataatttatgtagacacTCTATCTTAAGTGTAAAATACATAGTGACATCCTTC
The sequence above is drawn from the Desmodus rotundus isolate HL8 chromosome 12, HLdesRot8A.1, whole genome shotgun sequence genome and encodes:
- the FMO5 gene encoding flavin-containing monooxygenase 5 isoform X3; its protein translation is MMCFSDYPIPDHFPNFMHNSQVLEYMRMYAKEFDLLKYIQLKTTVCSVKKRPDFSTSGQWEVVTESEGKKKVNVFDGVMVCTGHHTNAYLPLESFPGIETFKGQYFHSRDYKSPESFTGKRVIIIGIGNSGGDLAVEISHVAKQVFLSTRRGAWILNRIADQGYPFDVLFHSRLKHFLKKICGQSLMNTYLEKRMNQRFNHEMYGLKPKHRPLSQHPTVNDDLPNRIISGLVKVKGNVKEFTETAAIFEDDTREDDIDAVIFATGYSFAFPFLEDYVKVVKNKISLYKKVFPPNLEKPTLAIIGLIQPLGAIMPISELQGRWVTQVFKGLKTLPSQSEMIVEITKAREQIEKRYVESQRHTIQGDYIDTTEELADLVGVKPNLLYLAFTDPKLALQLLLGPCTPIQYRLQGPGKWNGARKAILTTVDRIRKPLMTRAVGTSNSTTSAITMARCMLAIVLFAIIITYF
- the FMO5 gene encoding flavin-containing monooxygenase 5 isoform X2; translation: MTNKRIAVIGGGVSGLISIKCCLEEGLEPICFERTDDIGGLWRFQTTVCSVKKRPDFSTSGQWEVVTESEGKKKVNVFDGVMVCTGHHTNAYLPLESFPGIETFKGQYFHSRDYKSPESFTGKRVIIIGIGNSGGDLAVEISHVAKQVFLSTRRGAWILNRIADQGYPFDVLFHSRLKHFLKKICGQSLMNTYLEKRMNQRFNHEMYGLKPKHRPLSQHPTVNDDLPNRIISGLVKVKGNVKEFTETAAIFEDDTREDDIDAVIFATGYSFAFPFLEDYVKVVKNKISLYKKVFPPNLEKPTLAIIGLIQPLGAIMPISELQGRWVTQVFKGLKTLPSQSEMIVEITKAREQIEKRYVESQRHTIQGDYIDTTEELADLVGVKPNLLYLAFTDPKLALQLLLGPCTPIQYRLQGPGKWNGARKAILTTVDRIRKPLMTRAVGTSNSTTSAITMARCMLAIVLFAIIITYF